Proteins found in one Clostridium kluyveri DSM 555 genomic segment:
- the hisF gene encoding imidazole glycerol phosphate synthase subunit HisF, translating into MLTKRIVPCLDVNMGKVVKGINFVNLKDVGDPVDIAQYYNKQGADEIVFLDITATYEKRKTLIDVVERTGEKVFIPLTVGGGISGIDDFKIILRAGADKISVNSAAIRNPNLIYEAADKFGSQCVVVAIDAKKRAEDQGWDVFIEGGRKNTGIDAIEWVKKVESLGAGEILLTSMDADGTKNGYDIELTKAVAESVNIPVIASGGCGSLEDFYDVFEDTGADAALAASLFHYGELEIKDVKEYLHKRDIPVRL; encoded by the coding sequence ATGCTTACCAAAAGAATAGTTCCATGTTTAGATGTAAATATGGGAAAAGTAGTTAAGGGGATAAACTTTGTAAATTTAAAAGATGTAGGAGATCCTGTGGATATAGCACAGTATTATAATAAACAGGGGGCGGATGAAATAGTATTTTTAGATATTACAGCCACCTATGAGAAGAGAAAAACATTAATTGACGTAGTGGAGAGAACTGGAGAAAAGGTATTTATTCCCCTTACTGTAGGCGGTGGAATATCAGGAATAGATGATTTTAAGATTATACTCAGGGCAGGGGCAGATAAAATATCTGTAAATTCAGCGGCTATAAGAAATCCCAATTTGATATATGAGGCTGCAGATAAATTTGGTTCCCAGTGTGTAGTAGTTGCAATAGATGCAAAAAAGAGAGCAGAGGACCAGGGTTGGGACGTATTTATAGAAGGTGGAAGGAAAAATACAGGAATAGATGCCATAGAATGGGTAAAAAAAGTGGAGAGTTTGGGAGCAGGGGAAATACTTCTTACAAGTATGGATGCAGATGGCACTAAAAATGGATATGATATAGAACTTACTAAGGCAGTGGCCGAATCTGTAAATATTCCTGTAATAGCTTCTGGAGGATGCGGCTCTTTAGAGGATTTTTATGATGTATTTGAAGATACTGGTGCAGATGCAGCCCTTGCAGCTTCTTTATTTCACTATGGAGAATTAGAAATAAAGGATGTAAAAGAATATCTTCATAAAAGAGATATTCCTGTAAGATTATAA
- the hisI gene encoding phosphoribosyl-AMP cyclohydrolase, with translation MEKEILKNIDFKKGLIPAVIQDFENGEVLMVAYMNEESLNKTIETGKTWFWSRSRKELWNKGSTSGHYQYVKSISVDCDYDTLLIKVEQIGAACHTGNRSCFYRSI, from the coding sequence ATGGAAAAGGAAATTTTAAAAAATATAGATTTTAAAAAAGGGCTTATTCCTGCTGTAATTCAAGATTTTGAAAATGGAGAAGTGCTTATGGTGGCATACATGAATGAAGAATCTTTAAATAAAACTATTGAAACGGGAAAGACCTGGTTTTGGAGCAGATCCAGAAAAGAGTTATGGAATAAGGGGTCTACTTCCGGTCATTATCAATATGTAAAAAGTATAAGTGTAGATTGTGATTATGACACACTTTTAATAAAAGTGGAACAGATAGGAGCTGCCTGTCATACTGGAAATAGAAGTTGTTTTTATAGAAGTATATAG
- the hisE gene encoding phosphoribosyl-ATP diphosphatase: MELQSVVEELYNVIKDRKENPIDGSYTNYLFKEGLDKILKKVGEESSEVIIASKNDNKEDKICEICDLIYHVLVLMANENITLEELRKELEKRRQKICNKKQDRKAIEKI, translated from the coding sequence GTGGAATTACAAAGTGTGGTAGAAGAATTATATAATGTTATAAAAGATAGAAAAGAAAATCCAATAGATGGTTCTTATACTAATTATCTATTTAAAGAAGGACTGGATAAAATACTAAAAAAAGTTGGAGAAGAGAGTTCAGAAGTTATAATTGCCAGCAAGAATGATAATAAAGAAGATAAGATTTGTGAAATATGTGATCTTATATATCATGTTTTAGTTTTGATGGCAAATGAAAATATAACACTGGAAGAACTAAGAAAAGAACTTGAAAAGAGAAGGCAAAAAATATGTAATAAAAAGCAGGATAGAAAAGCTATAGAGAAAATATAA
- a CDS encoding phosphatase PAP2 family protein produces MKNIKFNIIPLSLMLVIPAINVIYRKLNNPLNGCYNLVTFLDKQVPFIKEFIVVYWAWYPFLILVLIYFCFNYRNIYYKTMITIILGMLLCYMTYFFFQTTVPRPALYGRDIFIGIIKLTYRWDKPFNCFPSIHVLTTYAAIRGCMEGVKNKFNKMSINFTGIFIILSTQFVKQHVILDLISAIILAEILYRFAVGFILEKCEMILSNKYININSEQ; encoded by the coding sequence TTGAAAAATATAAAATTTAATATTATACCTCTAAGTCTCATGCTTGTAATACCTGCAATAAATGTAATTTATAGAAAATTAAACAATCCTCTCAATGGCTGTTATAATTTAGTCACTTTTTTAGATAAACAGGTGCCCTTTATAAAGGAGTTTATAGTTGTGTATTGGGCATGGTATCCTTTTTTGATATTAGTACTGATATATTTTTGCTTTAACTACAGGAATATTTATTATAAAACTATGATCACCATAATTTTAGGAATGCTTCTGTGTTATATGACCTATTTTTTCTTTCAGACAACAGTACCTAGACCTGCCCTTTACGGCAGAGATATTTTTATAGGTATTATTAAGCTTACCTATAGATGGGATAAGCCCTTTAATTGTTTTCCTAGCATACATGTCTTGACAACCTATGCAGCTATAAGGGGATGTATGGAAGGGGTAAAAAATAAGTTCAATAAAATGAGTATAAATTTTACGGGTATATTTATAATATTATCTACTCAATTTGTAAAACAACATGTAATTTTAGACTTGATTTCTGCTATAATATTAGCAGAGATATTATATAGATTTGCTGTAGGATTTATCTTAGAAAAATGTGAAATGATACTTTCAAATAAATATATTAATATAAATAGTGAACAATAA
- a CDS encoding histidinol phosphate phosphatase — MFDTHIHTIFSTDSNMQIEDAIKCMREKNISGIVTEHMDINFPKKDSFCFNVEDYFNLYSKYRGNDLLLGIELGMKEDCFRESSDLIKNNSFDYVLGSVHLVENLDLYYEDYYRGKSKREAYAKYFEVILGNLDKFQFIDSLGHIDYIARYAKFEDKEIYYGEFSDIIDEILNKVIKEGKCLELNTRRLDKNISVKNMINIYKRYNQLGGKYITIGSDAHQIEAIGSNFMAAREISQFCNLKIVYFKNRLMEYDKGF, encoded by the coding sequence GTGTTTGATACACACATACATACAATTTTTTCTACAGATTCAAATATGCAAATAGAAGATGCAATAAAATGTATGAGAGAAAAGAATATATCAGGTATAGTAACAGAACATATGGATATTAATTTTCCCAAAAAAGATTCATTCTGTTTTAATGTAGAGGATTATTTTAATTTATATTCTAAATATAGGGGTAATGATTTACTTTTGGGAATAGAGCTTGGCATGAAAGAAGATTGTTTTAGAGAGAGTAGTGATTTAATAAAAAATAATTCCTTTGACTATGTACTTGGATCAGTCCATTTGGTAGAAAATCTAGATCTTTATTATGAAGATTATTATAGAGGAAAAAGTAAAAGAGAAGCCTATGCTAAGTATTTTGAAGTTATACTGGGTAATTTGGATAAATTTCAATTTATAGATAGTCTAGGGCATATTGATTATATAGCAAGATATGCTAAGTTTGAAGATAAGGAAATATACTACGGGGAATTTTCTGATATAATAGATGAAATATTAAATAAGGTGATAAAAGAAGGCAAGTGTCTGGAGTTAAATACACGAAGACTTGATAAGAACATATCAGTAAAGAATATGATAAACATCTATAAAAGATATAACCAGCTGGGTGGAAAATATATAACTATAGGTTCCGATGCCCACCAAATTGAAGCTATAGGAAGTAATTTCATGGCGGCAAGAGAAATTTCGCAGTTCTGTAATTTAAAAATAGTGTATTTTAAAAATAGATTGATGGAATATGATAAAGGTTTTTAG
- a CDS encoding DUF3788 domain-containing protein produces MLNKQIIPSLNDIYETIGKESILYLEKLHQFMIDSYELSIRLKFRFGSDHGWCYKYCHKNKHICYVFFEKGAFTVIIQIGENQLNKLYNKLDSLSLEDKDAWKNQYSYRILSNKNLEDIKSIIAIKMNSIKKKVS; encoded by the coding sequence ATGCTTAACAAACAAATAATTCCATCATTAAATGATATATATGAAACTATTGGAAAGGAAAGTATTTTATATCTTGAAAAACTACACCAATTTATGATTGATTCTTATGAACTATCAATCAGACTTAAATTTCGTTTTGGAAGTGACCATGGATGGTGTTATAAATATTGCCATAAAAATAAACATATATGTTATGTTTTCTTTGAAAAGGGTGCGTTTACTGTAATTATTCAAATTGGTGAAAATCAATTAAATAAGCTATACAATAAGTTGGATAGTTTATCTTTAGAAGATAAAGATGCATGGAAAAATCAATATTCCTATAGAATCTTAAGCAATAAAAATCTAGAGGATATAAAATCCATTATAGCTATAAAAATGAATTCCATTAAAAAGAAAGTTTCTTAA
- a CDS encoding DUF2325 domain-containing protein produces the protein MNILIVGGDRLDNIKNKLNKCGINKVNHITGRKKGDKKIEIPKNTDVVLVLTDFIGHSMTEIIKKQSKKNHTLIMFSKRSWICIEENIKNIFID, from the coding sequence ATGAATATTTTAATTGTAGGAGGGGACAGACTTGATAATATTAAAAATAAGCTGAACAAATGTGGAATTAATAAAGTTAATCACATTACAGGTAGAAAAAAAGGGGATAAGAAAATAGAAATCCCTAAAAATACGGATGTAGTATTAGTACTTACAGATTTTATAGGACACAGTATGACTGAGATAATAAAAAAACAATCTAAAAAAAATCATACTTTAATTATGTTTTCAAAACGTTCATGGATATGTATTGAAGAAAACATAAAAAACATATTTATTGATTAA
- a CDS encoding metallophosphoesterase produces MKIIKGKKCKTILPYLSIILVTSSVWLYWGNVSIQKTEININSEKIPASFNGFRIIHVSDLHNEEFGHNQNKLLRAMKESSPNLIAVTGDLIDSRHTDLQKALDFINGAVDIAPIYYVTGNHESRIHQYEKLKKHMAETGVITLNNKGTTIKWGVDSIRLLGLDDPSFTTNYNLSGRNAAIIDAKLKTMKNESSHYTILLSHRPELFHVYADNRIDLVLSGHAHGGQIRLPLVGGLFAPNQGFFPKYSEGLYEKNQTKMVVSRGLGNSLFPVRINNRPQLVVITLVSQQDL; encoded by the coding sequence ATGAAAATTATAAAAGGTAAAAAGTGTAAGACGATATTACCATATTTATCAATTATTCTTGTTACTTCTTCTGTCTGGTTATATTGGGGTAATGTGTCCATACAAAAAACGGAAATCAATATTAATAGTGAAAAGATTCCTGCCTCCTTCAACGGATTTAGAATTATTCATGTATCTGATTTACATAATGAAGAATTTGGACACAATCAAAACAAATTACTCAGGGCAATGAAGGAATCATCCCCAAACTTGATTGCTGTCACTGGGGATTTAATTGATTCCAGACATACAGATCTTCAAAAAGCACTGGATTTTATCAATGGTGCTGTGGATATAGCCCCGATATATTATGTTACAGGCAATCATGAATCAAGAATCCACCAATACGAAAAATTGAAAAAACACATGGCAGAAACCGGAGTTATCACATTAAATAATAAAGGTACTACAATCAAATGGGGTGTAGATTCTATTCGGTTGTTAGGATTAGATGATCCATCCTTTACAACAAACTACAATTTATCTGGAAGAAATGCAGCCATAATTGATGCAAAATTGAAGACTATGAAAAATGAGAGCAGCCACTACACAATCTTGTTATCACATAGACCAGAATTGTTTCACGTGTATGCAGATAATAGAATTGATTTGGTTTTAAGTGGTCATGCTCATGGGGGACAGATACGTTTACCCCTTGTCGGGGGACTTTTTGCACCAAATCAAGGCTTCTTCCCCAAATATTCTGAGGGCCTATATGAAAAGAACCAAACTAAAATGGTGGTCAGCCGAGGCCTTGGAAACAGCCTCTTTCCTGTCCGAATCAATAATCGCCCCCAATTAGTTGTTATTACACTGGTATCACAGCAGGATTTGTAG
- a CDS encoding replication-associated recombination protein A, with product MDLFDMANERNHKELKPLAERMRPETLEEFIGQEHILGKDKMLYRAIVTDNISSVIFYGPPGVGKTTLARIIANTTKANFYELSAVNSGTADVKKIIKEAENNLKFYSKKTILFIDEIHRFNKAQQDSVLNAVEKGIIILIGVTTENPYFEVNNALLSRSMIFRLEHLSENNVKKALKNAIESPKGFSYLKIEVDPKVFDYFALHSGGDIRKALNALDMAVRTSSKKEDKIFITTKDAKECIQRKITLYDKGGTSHYDTISAFIKSLRGSSPDAAVYYLGKMLDAGEDPMFIARRIVIQASEDVGNADPMALIVATNAMNAVHMIGMPECRYALSQAAIYVASAPKSNASCIAIDSALKDVRSRRDSGIPPYLRDAHYKGAEKSGYGTGYLYPHSYGGFVKQQYLPDSHKNTVYYKPTSNGFESKIKDRLTKLWGKK from the coding sequence ATGGATTTATTTGATATGGCTAATGAAAGAAATCACAAAGAATTAAAACCTTTGGCTGAAAGAATGAGACCGGAGACTTTAGAAGAATTTATAGGACAGGAACATATTTTAGGTAAAGATAAAATGTTATATAGAGCAATAGTTACAGATAATATTTCTTCTGTAATTTTTTACGGACCACCTGGTGTAGGCAAAACCACATTGGCAAGAATTATAGCCAATACAACAAAGGCAAATTTTTACGAATTGAGTGCTGTAAATTCCGGTACGGCAGATGTAAAAAAGATTATAAAAGAAGCAGAAAACAACTTGAAATTTTATTCTAAAAAGACAATATTATTTATTGATGAAATACATAGATTTAATAAAGCTCAACAAGATAGTGTTCTAAATGCAGTTGAAAAAGGTATAATTATATTGATAGGAGTTACCACGGAAAATCCCTACTTTGAGGTTAACAATGCACTTCTTTCCCGTTCTATGATTTTTCGACTAGAACACCTCTCTGAAAATAATGTAAAAAAAGCATTAAAAAATGCAATTGAAAGTCCAAAAGGGTTTAGTTATCTTAAAATAGAAGTAGACCCTAAAGTATTTGATTACTTTGCCCTGCACAGCGGCGGTGATATAAGAAAGGCTTTAAATGCTCTGGATATGGCAGTTAGAACTTCATCAAAAAAAGAAGATAAAATTTTTATAACCACAAAAGATGCAAAAGAATGCATCCAGAGGAAAATTACCTTATATGATAAAGGGGGTACATCCCACTATGATACTATCAGTGCTTTTATAAAATCACTTCGAGGCAGTTCCCCTGATGCAGCAGTATACTATCTTGGAAAAATGCTGGATGCTGGTGAAGACCCCATGTTTATCGCAAGAAGAATTGTTATTCAGGCCTCAGAAGATGTTGGAAATGCTGACCCCATGGCTTTAATAGTAGCCACAAATGCCATGAATGCGGTGCATATGATAGGCATGCCAGAATGTAGATACGCATTGTCTCAAGCAGCAATATACGTAGCATCAGCACCAAAATCAAATGCTTCCTGCATTGCAATTGATTCTGCGCTGAAAGATGTTAGAAGCCGCAGGGATTCTGGAATACCCCCTTATTTAAGAGATGCCCATTATAAGGGTGCAGAAAAATCAGGATATGGTACTGGTTATCTGTATCCACACTCTTACGGTGGATTTGTAAAACAGCAGTATTTACCTGATTCTCATAAAAATACTGTGTATTATAAGCCAACATCCAATGGATTTGAATCTAAAATTAAAGATAGATTAACTAAGCTCTGGGGTAAAAAATAA
- a CDS encoding helix-turn-helix domain-containing protein, with protein sequence MEFGLKIRKLRQEKSISIEQLAERAKLSTGLISQVERNITGPSVTTLWKIAKALNVSINYFFDEYEEKDNVVRKDKRKTIILPDSKITYELLSPNLKGKIEYLLVEIEAGECNTKDLICHEGEECGYIIKGTLKVKLGNKEYILEEGDSIYFDSNVPHRYINVGNEKVISIWAMTPPSF encoded by the coding sequence ATGGAATTTGGACTTAAAATTAGAAAATTAAGACAGGAAAAAAGTATAAGTATAGAACAATTGGCTGAAAGGGCGAAACTTAGTACAGGACTCATAAGTCAAGTGGAAAGAAACATAACAGGACCTTCTGTAACCACATTGTGGAAAATAGCCAAAGCATTAAATGTATCAATAAATTATTTTTTTGATGAATATGAAGAAAAAGACAATGTAGTAAGAAAAGACAAAAGAAAAACCATAATTCTTCCCGATTCTAAGATAACATATGAACTATTGTCACCTAATCTCAAAGGAAAAATAGAATATCTGTTAGTAGAAATAGAGGCGGGAGAATGCAATACTAAAGATCTTATATGTCATGAGGGAGAAGAATGTGGCTATATAATTAAGGGAACACTAAAAGTTAAGTTAGGCAATAAGGAATATATTTTAGAAGAAGGTGACAGCATATATTTTGACAGCAATGTACCACATAGGTATATAAATGTTGGAAATGAAAAAGTTATATCTATATGGGCAATGACCCCACCTAGTTTTTAA
- a CDS encoding ABC transporter substrate-binding protein, translating to MKNIKNYKKRLCAILMGICLSVFSVGCGNTGSSSNANGSTSSDKSKLTIAINGDMGTLDPGVTMDNMAWKITYPAYERLVQFNGESTDIKPALATEWETSSDGLTWTFHLDKGHKFTDGTEVTSNAVKFSFERILALNKGPADTFKVIKTINTPDEYTVQFVLSNAFPQFLATLATNYGSIVNPKVMSHEQNGDKAQNYLASHTDGSGAYELTEWKKGAYIHLGLNPNYSKKPVLKDVYFKLVADASSARLELEKGDVDIAEGIDIDQIDKLKSNENISIVKKSSLLVEYVYLNCTKGNAALQNPKVRQAISYAVDYDSIISKVMNGYASSIASPVPKGLWGYNASAFKYTKNTDKAKSLLKEAGVSNLQLTLLYSDRFPNWEQEALILQSNLKDIGITLNLNKVAYATMRDMLDSGKFDLSLGVWSPDYADPFMFMNYWFDSNNQGLAGNRAFYVNSTVDTLVREAASITDKSQRENLYNQAQKIVIEEAPYVYLYQKDFVIPMNKNVKGFVYNPMLEGIYNLENMSK from the coding sequence ATGAAAAATATAAAAAATTACAAAAAAAGGTTATGTGCAATTTTAATGGGAATTTGTTTATCTGTGTTTTCAGTAGGATGTGGAAATACAGGTTCATCAAGCAATGCAAATGGTTCTACTTCATCTGACAAAAGTAAATTAACTATTGCTATCAATGGAGATATGGGAACTTTGGATCCAGGTGTTACCATGGATAATATGGCATGGAAAATAACCTATCCTGCCTATGAAAGACTTGTACAATTTAATGGTGAATCTACAGATATAAAACCAGCATTGGCAACTGAATGGGAGACAAGCAGTGATGGACTCACCTGGACTTTTCATTTAGACAAGGGACATAAATTTACAGATGGAACAGAAGTTACATCAAATGCTGTAAAGTTTTCTTTTGAAAGGATACTTGCGCTGAATAAAGGTCCAGCTGATACATTTAAAGTAATAAAGACTATAAATACACCAGATGAGTACACTGTTCAATTTGTTCTGAGTAATGCTTTTCCTCAATTCTTAGCTACACTTGCTACTAACTATGGTAGTATAGTAAATCCTAAAGTTATGAGTCATGAACAAAATGGTGATAAAGCTCAAAATTATTTGGCTAGTCACACAGATGGAAGTGGTGCTTATGAACTTACTGAATGGAAAAAAGGAGCCTATATACATCTTGGTTTGAATCCTAATTATTCTAAAAAACCGGTTTTAAAAGATGTATATTTTAAACTGGTTGCAGATGCTTCATCAGCAAGACTTGAACTTGAAAAAGGTGATGTGGATATTGCAGAAGGAATAGATATTGATCAAATTGACAAACTTAAGAGTAATGAAAATATTTCAATTGTAAAAAAATCTAGTTTGTTAGTTGAGTATGTATATTTAAACTGTACAAAAGGTAATGCTGCACTTCAAAATCCAAAAGTAAGACAAGCTATTAGTTATGCTGTTGATTATGATTCCATAATAAGTAAAGTTATGAATGGATATGCTTCATCAATAGCGAGCCCTGTACCGAAAGGACTATGGGGATATAATGCATCTGCTTTTAAATACACTAAAAATACTGACAAAGCAAAATCATTGTTAAAAGAAGCAGGGGTGAGTAATCTACAACTTACATTACTTTACTCAGATAGATTCCCTAATTGGGAACAAGAAGCATTGATCCTGCAAAGTAATTTAAAAGATATTGGAATAACATTAAATTTAAATAAAGTAGCTTATGCAACTATGAGAGATATGCTTGATTCGGGAAAATTTGATCTTTCACTTGGTGTTTGGAGTCCGGATTATGCAGATCCATTTATGTTTATGAACTACTGGTTTGATTCAAATAACCAGGGACTTGCAGGTAATAGAGCTTTTTATGTTAATTCTACGGTAGATACTCTAGTTAGAGAAGCAGCGTCTATAACTGATAAATCACAACGTGAAAATTTATATAATCAGGCACAAAAGATAGTAATAGAAGAGGCACCTTATGTTTATCTATATCAAAAAGATTTTGTTATACCTATGAATAAAAATGTAAAAGGATTTGTCTACAATCCAATGTTAGAGGGAATATACAACTTGGAAAATATGAGCAAATAG
- a CDS encoding ABC transporter permease — translation MKKIIIKRLLMMILVLFGVTIIVFFLSHVIPGDPARMMAGQRASQDTLISIRKQLGLDKPLIVQYFVYMKGLLSGDLGMSIRTQRPVISDLATYFPATLELVLYAFLIALVVGIPLGVLTSLKQNTITDYLGRIFCIGGVSIPAFWGGIILILIFYSKLNLLPSSGRLSLGLAFNTQITGLITIDSLLTGNFEVFKDALRHLILPAIVLSYAQLATITRQVRSSMIEVLSEEYIKTARANGIKERFLIVSYALRNALVPTITVVGLSLGGLLGGAVVTETVFNWPGMGKYVVDSIAFLDFQSIMGFTIIVVIGYVLINLAVDILYMILNPQTRE, via the coding sequence ATGAAAAAGATTATTATAAAAAGACTTCTAATGATGATATTAGTTCTTTTTGGAGTTACAATAATAGTATTTTTCCTATCTCATGTAATTCCTGGAGATCCTGCCAGAATGATGGCTGGGCAGAGAGCCTCACAGGATACACTTATAAGTATTAGGAAGCAGCTTGGATTAGATAAACCTTTAATAGTTCAATATTTTGTTTATATGAAAGGTCTTTTATCTGGAGATTTAGGAATGTCAATAAGAACACAACGACCAGTTATATCAGATTTGGCAACATATTTTCCGGCTACTTTGGAATTAGTTTTATATGCATTTTTAATAGCACTTGTAGTTGGAATTCCATTAGGTGTTTTAACAAGTTTAAAACAAAATACAATAACAGATTATTTAGGAAGAATATTCTGTATAGGAGGGGTTTCTATTCCAGCATTTTGGGGAGGAATTATTTTAATACTTATATTTTATTCCAAGCTAAATTTACTTCCTTCTTCAGGACGATTATCATTAGGTTTAGCTTTTAATACCCAAATAACCGGTCTTATAACAATAGATAGTTTGCTTACTGGAAATTTTGAAGTGTTTAAAGATGCTCTAAGACATCTTATATTGCCAGCAATTGTCTTATCTTATGCTCAGCTTGCAACAATTACAAGACAAGTTAGATCAAGCATGATTGAAGTTTTAAGTGAAGAATACATAAAAACTGCCAGAGCAAATGGTATAAAAGAAAGGTTTTTAATTGTATCTTATGCACTTAGAAATGCATTAGTTCCCACAATAACTGTAGTTGGATTATCACTTGGAGGACTTTTAGGGGGAGCAGTAGTAACAGAAACTGTCTTTAACTGGCCTGGAATGGGTAAATATGTAGTTGATTCAATAGCATTTTTAGATTTTCAATCTATAATGGGATTTACCATCATAGTTGTAATAGGCTATGTTCTCATAAATTTGGCAGTTGATATTTTATATATGATTTTGAATCCGCAGACCAGAGAATAG
- a CDS encoding ABC transporter permease yields the protein MNLELGTGDTSNKKTKNKSIILYKIKKNPMTILGFSIIIIMALLAIFAPCITNYDPTKMNMLDRFQGPSMKHLFGTDEVGRDILTRVIYGTRISLTTGISVVVTAGLIGAIIGSVCGYFGGYVDQIIMRLMDIVLAFPTLILAMVIASILGSSLFNVMLAIAIVKIPVYVRLARGEALILKNNLYVKAANTFGLSNVYIIFRHIIPNAITPIIIQVTLDLGDTILLVATLGFLGLGAKPPTPEWGTMISTGFKYMLEQWWYPTFPGFAVFLASTGFNLIGDGLRDVLDPKSSR from the coding sequence ATGAACTTAGAGCTAGGAACTGGTGATACGTCAAATAAAAAAACTAAAAATAAAAGTATTATTCTTTATAAAATAAAAAAGAATCCAATGACTATACTGGGGTTTTCTATAATAATAATAATGGCGTTATTAGCTATTTTTGCACCTTGTATAACAAATTATGATCCTACGAAAATGAATATGCTAGATAGATTTCAGGGGCCAAGCATGAAACATTTATTCGGAACAGATGAAGTTGGGCGTGATATTTTGACCAGGGTTATTTATGGAACTCGAATATCTCTCACAACTGGAATAAGTGTAGTTGTTACTGCAGGGCTTATAGGTGCCATTATAGGATCTGTATGCGGATATTTTGGTGGATATGTAGATCAAATAATAATGAGATTAATGGATATTGTGCTGGCGTTTCCAACTCTTATACTTGCAATGGTTATAGCTTCAATATTAGGTTCTAGCTTGTTTAATGTTATGCTTGCCATTGCTATAGTGAAAATTCCTGTATATGTGAGATTAGCCAGAGGTGAGGCACTTATTTTAAAGAACAATCTGTATGTAAAGGCAGCTAATACTTTTGGATTATCTAATGTATATATAATATTTAGGCACATTATTCCAAATGCCATAACTCCTATAATTATTCAAGTTACTTTGGATCTAGGAGATACTATTTTGCTTGTAGCAACACTTGGATTTTTGGGACTTGGAGCAAAGCCGCCAACTCCAGAATGGGGAACTATGATAAGTACAGGATTTAAGTACATGCTTGAACAATGGTGGTATCCTACTTTCCCTGGATTTGCAGTTTTCTTGGCTTCAACTGGTTTTAATCTGATAGGAGATGGTTTAAGAGATGTACTTGACCCTAAATCTTCAAGATAG